A window of Exiguobacterium sp. FSL W8-0210 genomic DNA:
CGAAGCGCTTTTCATCACAAAAGGAGATGCGTTGCTACACGGCGATCTACATACAGGAAGCATCTTTGCTTCGGCAACGGAAACGAAAGTCATCGATCCAGAATTCGCCTTTTATGGTCCATTCGGATTCGATGTCGGACAGTTCATCGCCCACTTATTCTTTGCAGCATACCCGGATTATTCAGCACTTCGTGATGCCCGGATTCGCGACATCGATACGTTCTGGCTGACGTTCGCTTCGACGTTCCGCGCCTTATGGGAACGCGAAGCCGTCGAACCATTCCGGACATCGGGACTCGTCGACGATGTACTGAGCACGATTCTACAGGATGCACTCGGCTTTGCCGGTTGCGAACTGATTCGTCGGACGATCGGACTCGCACCGGTCGCTGATTTAGAAACGATTAGTTCTATGACGGAACGACTAGAACGAAAACAACATGCTTTACGTTTAGGATCGGCGTTAATCAAACGTCGGACCGAGTGCCGGACATTTGATGATTTACGAAACTTCGACGTAACGGAGGAACTTAGCCGATGAGTACATTCGTTCAAAGTATTCGTTATGAAGACCGTGTCTTGACGATTCTCGATCAGACACGTCTACCGCAGGAAGAACACTATGAAGTCATTACCGATCTTGCACAAGCGGTCGAAGCGATTAAACAACTGCGCGTCCGAGGGGCGCCTGCGATCAGTTTATTTGGCGGATTCGTACTCGTTCAAGAGGCGTACCGGTTTGAAGCAGAACTGTCGATCTATAAGCAGATTTTGCTTGAGACATCAGCGACGTTACTCGCGACACGACCGACGGCTGTTAACTTACGAAATGTCCTTGATCAATTGAATCCAATCATTCAAGACGGGACGTCGGTAGAAGAGATCCGCGAACGGCTCGAGCAGCGGACGATTGCCTTATACGACCAGGATGCGCAGACGTCACGTCAAATCGGGATTCATGCACTGGAATTGTTCCAGTCAGGCAACCGGATCCTAACGATCTGTAATGCTGGATCGATTGCGACCGCTGCTTATGGAACAGCACTTGCGCCGTTCTATATCGCAAAAGAACGCGGCATTGAATTATCTGTTTTTGCGAGTGAGACGCGACCATTACTGCAGGGAGCACGACTGACGACATGGGAGCTACAACGTGCCGGCATCGATGTCACGTTAATTACGGACAACATGGTCGCCCATACGCTGAAAGAAAAACAGATCGATGCGATCATCGTCGGTGCCGACCGCATTACACGAAACGGAGATACCGCGAATAAAATTGGGACGTTCCAATTGGCATTGCTCGCGCAAGCTTTTGGTATTCCGTTTTACGTCGCAGCACCGCTCTCGACGTTCGACTTCTCGCTCGTTTCCGGAGACGCGATCGAAATCGAAGAACGTGATCCGCAAGAAGTGACGACTGTCCAAGGTGTCGCGACAGCACCGGAAGGCGTCGCTGTCTTCAATCCGGCGTTTGATGTCACACCACACACATTCATCACGGGCATCATCACCGAACTTGGTGTCATCACGCAACCGAATGAAGAAACGATTGAACAATTAACAGGGCTTCAACCCCTCGGATAAGGAGATATGTCATGAAGAAACTAGCTTACGCCGTCCTAGCACCGGCACTGTTACTAGCGGCTTGTGCGAATGGAGAAGCCACGACGACGAAGGTCGTCAAGGATGTACCAAAAGGGGTTCAATCGGACGTCAAGATCGCCGTCATCCGCAACCTAGCATCGGATGATCATACGAAACAATTCCTTGATGGCGCACGAAGTGAAGGCGAAGCGCTTGGCTTTAAAGTCAGCACGTTCATTTCGGAAGGTAACGACGTCAAGTTCAAGGAGCTTGTCGCGCAAGCGATTCAGCAAGATTATGATGGGCTCATCATCTCGCATGGTAAGGAAGACTACGCCTATGACATGATTAAACCAGCGGTCGACAAAGGGCTGAAGGTCGTGACGTTCGATACGGTCACGAAGAAAAAAGGAACGGCGTTAAAAGGTGTGACGGAAACATTCCAAAACGATCATCAACTCGCGAAGCTATCGCTTGATGAAGTGACGAAGGTGACGGACAAAAAGCCGGTCCGTGTCATCAAACTTTGGTTCGGACCAGGTTTTGCCCCGCTCGATCGTCGTCAGGAAATCTATAAGACGTACGAAGCAGACGGTAAGATCAAAACGCTTGAGACGGTTGGACCGACAAACTTCCAAGATGTCCAAGGGGATATTGCAACGAAGATGAATGCGATTCTCGCGAAATATCCGAAAGGAAGCATCGATGCGGTTTGGGGAGCGTGGGACGAAGTCGCAAAAGGGGCTTACAAATCGCTCAAGGATAATAAACGTCAAGAAATCCCGCTAATCTCGATCGATGTCTCGAATCAGGATATCAACCTGATGCGTGAAAAAGGCAGTAACTGGGTCTCGACGAGTGCGGTGGATCCATTCTTGATTGGACAAACGGACATGCGATTACTGGCTAAGAAAATCGCTGGCGAGAAGACACCAGACAGCTTTGATCTCGACGCGAAACTCGTGGAGCAGAAGGCGTTGAAGCAGGATACGACGATGTACAATCTCGATACGATCATCAAAGGATGGAGTACATCGGACAAATTCAATGAACCGTGGATGGACCGGTTGCGTGACGTCCATAAAAAACAATGACGTCTACCAATCATCACTTGAAGATGACCGGGATTTCACTGGCGTTTCCAGGAGTGCAAGCCTTAAAACAAGTCTCGTTTGAAGTGAAATCCGGTGAAATCCACGCGCTTGTCGGTGCGAATGGTGCCGGTAAGTCGACGTTGATGAAAGTCTTATTCGGAGCGGAAACGGCGGACGAAGGAACGATCTGTCTCGACGGGAAGGAGTTGTCCATCACATCACCACGTGACGCGAAACAGATTGGAATCGACCTTGTCCAACAAGAGGTCGATGTGGCGCTTGTCCCGTATTTGACGGTCGCTGAGAATATCTGTCTCGATCTGTTGACGGACGGAACGATGACTGGCTTCGTATCCCAACGCCGTTACATACAGCGTGCCAAGGAAGCGTTAGCGACATTACAGGCGGATATTTCCGTCAAGACACGTGTCGAGGAGTTGCGGCTTGCTGAAAAGCAACTCGTACTGATTGCTCGCGCCCTCGTCCAAGAACGCCGTTTTTTGATTTTAGATGAACCAACGGCACCTCTCAGTCAGGCGGAAACAAGCCATCTCTTTTCAGTCGTGCGTCGTTTAGCCGAACGAGGGCTTGGGATCATCTTCATCTCGCATCGTTTACAGGAACTATATGAGATTTGCGACTCCATCTCGGTCATGCGCGACGGTCAACTCATCTCACGACATCTTTTGACAGACATCACGAAGGAAGCTGTCGTTGAGCAGATGCTCGGGCGTCAGCTTACGTCTGTTGCGAAAACGTCACGGGTAAATGCAACGAACGTATTGACCGTCGAGAGTGCTACGAATGCGGACGTCCACGATATCTCCTTGACGGTTCAAGCAGGTGAAGTCGTTGGTATCGCGGGTCTTGTCGGTGCCGGTAAAACGGAATTATGCAAAGCATTGTTCGGTGATCGCCCGTTTCAGGAAGGGGAGGTTCGGATAGGTGGAAAAGCCCATCGCCTTCGCAATCCACAAGCTGCGATTCAAGCGGGAATCGGTCTCGTTCCAGAAGAACGACGAAAAGAAGGAATTCTTGTTGCCGATTCTGTCGCAGAAAACCTAACAGCAGCGGCAGCTCATGATTTCGTCAACCGCTGGGGGCTGATGGATCGTCGCAAAGAAGCAGATCAGGCATCGCAATGGGTCAAGGAGCTGGGCATTAAAGTGGCAGACGTGAAACAGGAAGTAGGTCAACTATCCGGTGGGAATCAACAAAAAGTCGCCATCGGAAAATGGTTACTGACCGATGTTTCTGTACTCGTCTTGGACGAACCGACAAAAGGTGTCGACGTCGGAGCCAAACAAGATATCTATCGTCTGATTGACGGACTCGCGCAACAACAAAAAGGGATCCTTTACGCGACGAGTGAATGGGATGAACTTTTGACCGTCACGGACCGAATCTACGTCATGTTCGATGGACGGATCGTCCATGAAACGAAGACGGCGGATACATCAGAAGAAACCTTGTTGTGGTATGCGACAGGAGGAGGGCAACGATGAATGAGGTAGTATCAAAACAAACGAACCGAGGGAAGGGTTTACGTCCTGTCCTCGGATTCTTGAACGACTGGGGGATCGTCCTCGCGATCCTTGCCCTCGTCCTGTTTTTTGCGACGACGGCTCCAACATTCCTACAAGGGACGAATTTAATTAATATTTTACGAAGTATCTCCATCGTGACGATTATCGCGATCGGCTTGACGGTCTCTTTGACGGTCAATGGATTTGATTTATCGGTCGGGTCGACCGCGACGCTTGCGAGTTCTTTCGTCGTCTCGTTCTTCGTCTGGTACAGTCTACCGCTCGGTGTCTCGATTGGTTTAGCACTTCTCTTATCTCTTAGCGTTGCTCTGGTGAACATCTTACTCATCGTCTGGTTTAAGATTCCGGATTTGTTTGCGACGCTTGCGACGATGTTCATCGTCGAAGGTGTCGCGATGACGTATACCGGTGGTGGTTCAATCAGTGCCGGAATGCCGCGCTTGGACGGTACACCAACAGTCGGCACGATTCCGGAGGCATTCGCGAAAATCAGCCAGGCACCTTGGATCATCGTCATCATGCTCGTCGTCGTCGCTGTGACACACGTCTTCTTAAGCCATACGCGACACGGTCGTTTTCTCTATATCATCGGCGGGAATCCGGAAGCCGCACGACTGACAGGAATTCGTGTCAACCGCTACCGGGCACTCGCGTATCTGATTGCTGGGTTACTTGCGGCGGTCGGTGGGATTTTGCTTGCGTCACAAGTCGGATCGTCACAAATCAATGCCGGTTCCGGTTATCTGATGCCAGCGGTCGCAGCCGCATTCATCGGCTCGTCGTTCGCAGGACAAGGGAAGCCGAATGCGCTTGGCACACTCGTTGGGGCTTGTCTCGTCGGGATTCTTGAAAATGGTCTTGTCATGTTGTCTGTTCCATACTATTCGTTGAATATCATCAAAGGGCTGGTCCTTGCGGTCGCACTCGCGACGACCTATGCGCGGTATCGGAAAAAATAATTAAAATTCGACGTTTCATTTATAACATATTCGGTAATATTCAATATATGAAAGGATGGTGATGCACATGAATGATTACCAATGTAGAGGGAACGATCGCATGTCGCTTCTGAAAGAAGAGGATCACCGGACTTGACGAACGTTGTCCATTGACACGGATGTATTCGTGTTTTACGTGCAACTGCACGATTCAAGAACGGATTACGGCATGTGTTCGTTCCTGAAACAAATAAGGGGAAACGCTACGGCGTTCCCCCTTTTTCACGTGCTTGAAACTGCTCGTATTTCTTTAAAAGCATAGCGGAATATGAGATGATATAAAAAGTCAGAAAATTCAACTACTATGAGAGCAAGGGGCCTGACAATGCGAACATACACTAAGGAGATTCAAGCGATTATCGACAACGTAGAGAAAGTCATCATCGGTAAGGAAGATGTCATCACACAATCATTGGCAGCACTACTAGCGGGCGGTCACGTCCTATTAGAAGACGTACCGGGAGTCGGGAAGACGATGCTCGTCCGTGCGTTCAGCCGATCGATCGGGTTGACCTTCAAACGTGTTCAGTTCACGCCAGACCTACTTCCGTCAGATTTGACGGGTGTATCGATGTATAACCAGAAAACTAGCCAATTCGAATATAGACCGGGTCCTTTAATGGGGAACATCGTCTTAGCCGATGAGATCAACCGAACATCACCAAAAACTCAATCTGCCTTACTCGAGGGAATGGCGGAAGCGAACGTCACCGTCGATGGTGAGATTCATACGCTTCCGAATCCCTTTTTCGTCATGGCGACACAAAACCCGATTGAACATGAAGGAACGTACCCGTTACCAGAAGCACAACTTGACCGTTTCCTCGTCAAAGTCAAAATGGGTTATCCTGATTTCCAGCAAGAAATGAAGTTGCTCACGCGTTTTGAACGGGATGAACCGATCGAAACACTCGAAGCTGTGATTGGTCGCGAGCAATTGCTCCAGATGAAAGAAGACGTCAAGAACGTCCATGTCTCACAGCCCGTCAAAAAATATATCGTCCATCTCGTCCAAGCGACACGGACGAATGGATCACTCTACCTCGGTGCGAGTCCTCGTTCTTCGATCGCCTTGATGAAGGTCGCGCAAGCGTGGGCGTACATGGAAGGACGCAGTTTCGTTTTGCCGGATGATGTTAAACATCTCTTGATTCCAGTCCTGTCACACCGCCTGATTTTGACAGCGGATGCGCGTTATCACGGTCAATCGTCGGAACGGATTTTGGAACAGATCAAAAAAGAGGTTGCTGTACCCATCCAACAAGACGTGGAGTCCCTATGACGAAGTGGCAAATTGGTTGGCGTTACGCTGTATTACTTTTGACGACGGCAGCCTTATGGGCATATGCGCGCGTTGATGGCGGAAATGTCGCTTCCTTGCTGTTTTACGTCATGGCTGGTTTGACCGTCTACTGGACTCTCTTCCTCATTTGGCCCGTCACGCAGGCACTTGCGACACGCGAAGTATCGAACAAGATGCTCGTTGCTGGAACCGATATCCCGGTTTCCTTACGGGTTCGTCGACGTTTTCCGTTTCTCGTCGGAGCCGTCGAAGTGACGGAGGTGATTCCGAACGAACTCAGTGAAGAAAAACTCGATATTAGCCGTCCACTCCGAGCCCATTACCGGAAGACGGAGCAAATCGATTACACGATACCATCGATTCGTCGAGGGGTGTATCAGATTCCAGGCTGTATCGTCGAAATCACGGATCCATTCGGGTTATTCAAGCGGAAGCGGATGTTTCCGGTCGAGACGTATCTTGCGATCGAACCGGCACGACTTGCCGTTCAGCTTCCCCATGAGGAAGACCGTGGCGATGGGGGAATCTCACCGGTGTCACTTGATCTTCGCCAGTCGTCCTTTACCGTCGTCGGGGTCCGGGAATACGTCAGTGGGGATCGGATGAATCAGATTGACTGGAAAGCGACAGCGAAACGCCAAGGGTTGATGACGAAGACGTTCGAACGAGAGCAAGAACGGGAGACGACGATCGTCTTTGATGAGGGAACGGAGGCAGGTGAAGCCTTCGAACGTGTCATCTCGATGCTCGCAGAAACGACGGATCAGTTGAACAAACGACGACTGAGCTATCGGATCCATCTCGTCGGGCATGCCGTTCAATCATTGTCGTTACCACTTGAAGGAGCGAAACTGACGCATTACCTGATGACGGCGCAACCGAGTCGGACGCGAACGTTCATCGAGTCATGGGAGTATTCGTCTAAGGCGCTTCGATTGAGCGGGAACGTCCTCTTCATCACACCGGATCTTGAATCGAACAATGAACTATGGATTTCGAAGATTAATCAAGAAGCCACCGTTCATGTCTATACACCAGAACGGAGGGGAGTGCGATGATACGACGATTAATCTGGAACGCCATCGCAGCAGCCCTTTTGACTTGTTTCATGCCACCACTTCTCGAACTGACTACATTCGAGCATCTTTGGTCCTTCTTACCGATGCTGTTCCTGCCTTTACTGTTATCGCCTCTCGCGCGACGTTACTTCTTACTTGGCAGTCTCGCGGGGCTACTATTGTCGTTCTACTTGATTTTGACGCCGGGAGCAGCACCGTGGGGCATCTTTACGGAAATCAGCTCAGATGTTCAAAGTGTCATCAATGGTGAGTTACCGGGACGACCAGCCTTTGCACTCTCGATCGGACTAATCAGTTTCTTGATCGCTTATTTAGCACGGCGGACATTCCCGAATCGCGGATTTGTGTTTGGCCTTGCCTTCGGTGTCATCGGATTTATCGCCTATTGCGATACGTGGACGGATTATTCGGGAGAGACGTTCATTCTCTATCCGATCATTCTATCTTTATTATTACTCTATGCGACGGAAGTTAACGAACGACCGCGCGCTTCTTACGTTCGTCCGCTAAGTGCTTTATTCATCATGGGTGCTGTCATCGTCGCTGCTGTCCAAAGTCCTGTCATCAATGCGACATGGCAAGACAGTTGGTACGATTTGACGTCTGGTCTTGAAGGGGAAGGAGAGCCGACAAATGCGATTCAGAAGGTCGGATACGGTAACAATGATGAGCAACTCGGTGGACCGTTTCAGATGGACGATCGAGAAGTTTTCCAAGTCGAAAGTGAAGGGAACCGCTACTGGCGAGTCGAGACGAAAGATATCTATACCGGCAAGGGGTGGGTGCTGTCGGAATCGAATCCGGAAATCGATGCGCGTGGTTTCTTCTCGCATTTCGGAAAAGAGGTCAAGACAAGAAATGAGACGGCAACGTTTGAGATGGCACGTGAATTACCATTCGTGCCATATAACGGTGACAATGTAAGGGTCGAAGTGAATCAGCAACGACAAAATGTGTTGGTTGACCTCGAGAATCAAAAAATTTCGTATCTCGACGAGGCGGATCGTCAACGAAACTATCGAATCGACTATTCGTACCCACTCTTTACGGAAGAACAGCTCCAGACAGATGAACCCGTCAATTTATCGGATAGAGAAACAGAACGGTATCTCCAACTGCCGGAAGGTTTACCACAACGAGTTCGTGATTTAGCGGAACAAATCGTCGAGGGTGAGGAGACACCGTGGGACAAGGCGCGAGCGATTGAAAACTATTTCGAAGAAGAAAACTTCGAATATAATACGGAGGAAGTCGCCGTACCAGGAGAAAATCAAGATTACGTCGATCAATTCCTGTTCGAAACGAAGCTCGGATACTGTGATAACTTCTCGACGTCCGCCGCTGTGTTGCTTCGGGCAGCTGGATTACCCGCACGCTGGGTAAAAGGGTTCACGGGAGGCGAATCCGATGTCATCGGATCCGCCGTGACCAGTTATACGGTACGAAATAAAAATGCCCACTCGTGGGTCGAAGTCTACATTGAAGGACCAGGCTGGATACCGCTTGAGCCGACTGTTAGCTTCGACGGAGCAGGTCAATATACGATTGACCGAGAAACGAACAACGAGACGGAGCAAACAAATCCACAACGCGAAACAGAAAAT
This region includes:
- a CDS encoding transglutaminase family protein, coding for MIRRLIWNAIAAALLTCFMPPLLELTTFEHLWSFLPMLFLPLLLSPLARRYFLLGSLAGLLLSFYLILTPGAAPWGIFTEISSDVQSVINGELPGRPAFALSIGLISFLIAYLARRTFPNRGFVFGLAFGVIGFIAYCDTWTDYSGETFILYPIILSLLLLYATEVNERPRASYVRPLSALFIMGAVIVAAVQSPVINATWQDSWYDLTSGLEGEGEPTNAIQKVGYGNNDEQLGGPFQMDDREVFQVESEGNRYWRVETKDIYTGKGWVLSESNPEIDARGFFSHFGKEVKTRNETATFEMARELPFVPYNGDNVRVEVNQQRQNVLVDLENQKISYLDEADRQRNYRIDYSYPLFTEEQLQTDEPVNLSDRETERYLQLPEGLPQRVRDLAEQIVEGEETPWDKARAIENYFEEENFEYNTEEVAVPGENQDYVDQFLFETKLGYCDNFSTSAAVLLRAAGLPARWVKGFTGGESDVIGSAVTSYTVRNKNAHSWVEVYIEGPGWIPLEPTVSFDGAGQYTIDRETNNETEQTNPQRETENNTETTTPNRPQENLLDEEQTTSAGQTEQKLIPFWPIFLTALALLFLYLFRKPIIRTLAILFFRRQIERPEGFRRMYRYLLRRLDKKGFHYQDGRTLAELAYEVDGYYETYAMRPLTDAYERMVYGGESLSAEKKREYFENIIRHVEG
- a CDS encoding sugar ABC transporter ATP-binding protein, with the protein product MTSTNHHLKMTGISLAFPGVQALKQVSFEVKSGEIHALVGANGAGKSTLMKVLFGAETADEGTICLDGKELSITSPRDAKQIGIDLVQQEVDVALVPYLTVAENICLDLLTDGTMTGFVSQRRYIQRAKEALATLQADISVKTRVEELRLAEKQLVLIARALVQERRFLILDEPTAPLSQAETSHLFSVVRRLAERGLGIIFISHRLQELYEICDSISVMRDGQLISRHLLTDITKEAVVEQMLGRQLTSVAKTSRVNATNVLTVESATNADVHDISLTVQAGEVVGIAGLVGAGKTELCKALFGDRPFQEGEVRIGGKAHRLRNPQAAIQAGIGLVPEERRKEGILVADSVAENLTAAAAHDFVNRWGLMDRRKEADQASQWVKELGIKVADVKQEVGQLSGGNQQKVAIGKWLLTDVSVLVLDEPTKGVDVGAKQDIYRLIDGLAQQQKGILYATSEWDELLTVTDRIYVMFDGRIVHETKTADTSEETLLWYATGGGQR
- a CDS encoding sugar ABC transporter substrate-binding protein — encoded protein: MKKLAYAVLAPALLLAACANGEATTTKVVKDVPKGVQSDVKIAVIRNLASDDHTKQFLDGARSEGEALGFKVSTFISEGNDVKFKELVAQAIQQDYDGLIISHGKEDYAYDMIKPAVDKGLKVVTFDTVTKKKGTALKGVTETFQNDHQLAKLSLDEVTKVTDKKPVRVIKLWFGPGFAPLDRRQEIYKTYEADGKIKTLETVGPTNFQDVQGDIATKMNAILAKYPKGSIDAVWGAWDEVAKGAYKSLKDNKRQEIPLISIDVSNQDINLMREKGSNWVSTSAVDPFLIGQTDMRLLAKKIAGEKTPDSFDLDAKLVEQKALKQDTTMYNLDTIIKGWSTSDKFNEPWMDRLRDVHKKQ
- a CDS encoding DUF58 domain-containing protein; amino-acid sequence: MTKWQIGWRYAVLLLTTAALWAYARVDGGNVASLLFYVMAGLTVYWTLFLIWPVTQALATREVSNKMLVAGTDIPVSLRVRRRFPFLVGAVEVTEVIPNELSEEKLDISRPLRAHYRKTEQIDYTIPSIRRGVYQIPGCIVEITDPFGLFKRKRMFPVETYLAIEPARLAVQLPHEEDRGDGGISPVSLDLRQSSFTVVGVREYVSGDRMNQIDWKATAKRQGLMTKTFEREQERETTIVFDEGTEAGEAFERVISMLAETTDQLNKRRLSYRIHLVGHAVQSLSLPLEGAKLTHYLMTAQPSRTRTFIESWEYSSKALRLSGNVLFITPDLESNNELWISKINQEATVHVYTPERRGVR
- the mtnA gene encoding S-methyl-5-thioribose-1-phosphate isomerase, producing MSTFVQSIRYEDRVLTILDQTRLPQEEHYEVITDLAQAVEAIKQLRVRGAPAISLFGGFVLVQEAYRFEAELSIYKQILLETSATLLATRPTAVNLRNVLDQLNPIIQDGTSVEEIRERLEQRTIALYDQDAQTSRQIGIHALELFQSGNRILTICNAGSIATAAYGTALAPFYIAKERGIELSVFASETRPLLQGARLTTWELQRAGIDVTLITDNMVAHTLKEKQIDAIIVGADRITRNGDTANKIGTFQLALLAQAFGIPFYVAAPLSTFDFSLVSGDAIEIEERDPQEVTTVQGVATAPEGVAVFNPAFDVTPHTFITGIITELGVITQPNEETIEQLTGLQPLG
- a CDS encoding AAA family ATPase, which gives rise to MRTYTKEIQAIIDNVEKVIIGKEDVITQSLAALLAGGHVLLEDVPGVGKTMLVRAFSRSIGLTFKRVQFTPDLLPSDLTGVSMYNQKTSQFEYRPGPLMGNIVLADEINRTSPKTQSALLEGMAEANVTVDGEIHTLPNPFFVMATQNPIEHEGTYPLPEAQLDRFLVKVKMGYPDFQQEMKLLTRFERDEPIETLEAVIGREQLLQMKEDVKNVHVSQPVKKYIVHLVQATRTNGSLYLGASPRSSIALMKVAQAWAYMEGRSFVLPDDVKHLLIPVLSHRLILTADARYHGQSSERILEQIKKEVAVPIQQDVESL
- a CDS encoding ABC transporter permease, which translates into the protein MNEVVSKQTNRGKGLRPVLGFLNDWGIVLAILALVLFFATTAPTFLQGTNLINILRSISIVTIIAIGLTVSLTVNGFDLSVGSTATLASSFVVSFFVWYSLPLGVSIGLALLLSLSVALVNILLIVWFKIPDLFATLATMFIVEGVAMTYTGGGSISAGMPRLDGTPTVGTIPEAFAKISQAPWIIVIMLVVVAVTHVFLSHTRHGRFLYIIGGNPEAARLTGIRVNRYRALAYLIAGLLAAVGGILLASQVGSSQINAGSGYLMPAVAAAFIGSSFAGQGKPNALGTLVGACLVGILENGLVMLSVPYYSLNIIKGLVLAVALATTYARYRKK